The following are encoded in a window of Ranitomeya variabilis isolate aRanVar5 chromosome 6, aRanVar5.hap1, whole genome shotgun sequence genomic DNA:
- the OTUD6B gene encoding deubiquitinase OTUD6B isoform X1: protein MEEDGGGGSEEAALVRQHRKEKKELQAKIQSMKNSVPKNDKKKRKQLTEDIAKMESELEEKQKQELAVLSPEQRDEAEVDSITDGVTGLDLGNNVPGQQMRVSKAQKRREKKAALEKERDERIAEAEIENLSGARHLESQKVAHILSQRQLQIKQIPSDGHCMYRAIEHQLKERDKIITVTNLRRQTAEYMQSHSDDFLPFLTNSATGEMYTHDEFEKYCTEVVNTPAWGGQLELSDLLFTVRSPRRPPLTLRALSHILQTPIEVVQADVSPIIIGEEYTNNRITVVYMRHAYGLGEHYNSVEALSVTPAD, encoded by the exons ATGGAGGAGGACGGCGGCGGCGGCTCGGAGGAGGCAGCGCTGGTCAGACAGCACCGCAAGGAGAAGAAGGAGctgcagg cCAAAATTCAGAGCATGAAAAACTCTGTGCCTAAGAatgacaaaaagaaaagaaaacagctGACTGAAGACATTGCTAAGATGGAGTCTGAACTGGAGGAAAAGCAGAAGCAGGAGCTCGCGGTTCTGTCCCCAGAGCAGAGAGATGAAGCGGAG GTGGACAGCATTACTGATGGAGTCACCGGTTTAGATCTTGGAAACAATGTTCCAGGTCAGCAGATGCGAGTGTCCAAAGCCCAGAAGAGGAGG GAGAAAAAAGCCGCCCTGGAGAAGGAAAGGGACGAGCGCATCGCGGAGGCCGAAATCGAGAACCTGAGCGGTGCTCGGCACCTGGAGAGCCAGAAAGTCGCCCATATTTTGTCTCAGAGGCAGCTGCAGATTAAGCAGATCCCATCTGACGGTCACTGCATGTACAGAGCCATCGAACACCAGCTGAAGGAACGCGATAAAATAATCACTGTGACAAATCTCAGACGCCAAACTGCAGAATACATGCAGAGCCACAGCGATGACTTCCTACCGTTTCTTACCAATTCTGCCACAGGGGAAATGTACACTCACG ATGAATTTGAGAAATATTGCACTGAAGTGGTAAACACACCAGCGTGGGGAGGACAGCTAGAG CTCTCTGATCTCCTCTTCACAGTGCGGAGCCCAAGGCGTCCTCCACTAACA CTCCGGGCTCTGTCGCACATACTGCAGACCCCTATAGAGGTCGTCCAGGCAGACGTCTCGCCTATTATCATTGGGGAAGAGTATACGAACAATCGAATAACTGTGGT
- the OTUD6B gene encoding deubiquitinase OTUD6B isoform X2 produces the protein MEEDGGGGSEEAALVRQHRKEKKELQAKIQSMKNSVPKNDKKKRKQLTEDIAKMESELEEKQKQELAVLSPEQRDEAEVSSITDGVTGLDLGNNVPGQQMRVSKAQKRREKKAALEKERDERIAEAEIENLSGARHLESQKVAHILSQRQLQIKQIPSDGHCMYRAIEHQLKERDKIITVTNLRRQTAEYMQSHSDDFLPFLTNSATGEMYTHDEFEKYCTEVVNTPAWGGQLELSDLLFTVRSPRRPPLTLRALSHILQTPIEVVQADVSPIIIGEEYTNNRITVVYMRHAYGLGEHYNSVEALSVTPAD, from the exons ATGGAGGAGGACGGCGGCGGCGGCTCGGAGGAGGCAGCGCTGGTCAGACAGCACCGCAAGGAGAAGAAGGAGctgcagg cCAAAATTCAGAGCATGAAAAACTCTGTGCCTAAGAatgacaaaaagaaaagaaaacagctGACTGAAGACATTGCTAAGATGGAGTCTGAACTGGAGGAAAAGCAGAAGCAGGAGCTCGCGGTTCTGTCCCCAGAGCAGAGAGATGAAGCGGAGGTGAG CAGCATTACTGATGGAGTCACCGGTTTAGATCTTGGAAACAATGTTCCAGGTCAGCAGATGCGAGTGTCCAAAGCCCAGAAGAGGAGG GAGAAAAAAGCCGCCCTGGAGAAGGAAAGGGACGAGCGCATCGCGGAGGCCGAAATCGAGAACCTGAGCGGTGCTCGGCACCTGGAGAGCCAGAAAGTCGCCCATATTTTGTCTCAGAGGCAGCTGCAGATTAAGCAGATCCCATCTGACGGTCACTGCATGTACAGAGCCATCGAACACCAGCTGAAGGAACGCGATAAAATAATCACTGTGACAAATCTCAGACGCCAAACTGCAGAATACATGCAGAGCCACAGCGATGACTTCCTACCGTTTCTTACCAATTCTGCCACAGGGGAAATGTACACTCACG ATGAATTTGAGAAATATTGCACTGAAGTGGTAAACACACCAGCGTGGGGAGGACAGCTAGAG CTCTCTGATCTCCTCTTCACAGTGCGGAGCCCAAGGCGTCCTCCACTAACA CTCCGGGCTCTGTCGCACATACTGCAGACCCCTATAGAGGTCGTCCAGGCAGACGTCTCGCCTATTATCATTGGGGAAGAGTATACGAACAATCGAATAACTGTGGT
- the OTUD6B gene encoding deubiquitinase OTUD6B isoform X3, whose protein sequence is MEEDGGGGSEEAALVRQHRKEKKELQAKIQSMKNSVPKNDKKKRKQLTEDIAKMESELEEKQKQELAVLSPEQRDEAEVDSITDGVTGLDLGNNVPGQQMRVSKAQKRREKKAALEKERDERIAEAEIENLSGARHLESQKVAHILSQRQLQIKQIPSDGHCMYRAIEHQLKERDKIITVTNLRRQTAEYMQSHSDDFLPFLTNSATGEMYTHDEFEKYCTEVVNTPAWGGQLELRALSHILQTPIEVVQADVSPIIIGEEYTNNRITVVYMRHAYGLGEHYNSVEALSVTPAD, encoded by the exons ATGGAGGAGGACGGCGGCGGCGGCTCGGAGGAGGCAGCGCTGGTCAGACAGCACCGCAAGGAGAAGAAGGAGctgcagg cCAAAATTCAGAGCATGAAAAACTCTGTGCCTAAGAatgacaaaaagaaaagaaaacagctGACTGAAGACATTGCTAAGATGGAGTCTGAACTGGAGGAAAAGCAGAAGCAGGAGCTCGCGGTTCTGTCCCCAGAGCAGAGAGATGAAGCGGAG GTGGACAGCATTACTGATGGAGTCACCGGTTTAGATCTTGGAAACAATGTTCCAGGTCAGCAGATGCGAGTGTCCAAAGCCCAGAAGAGGAGG GAGAAAAAAGCCGCCCTGGAGAAGGAAAGGGACGAGCGCATCGCGGAGGCCGAAATCGAGAACCTGAGCGGTGCTCGGCACCTGGAGAGCCAGAAAGTCGCCCATATTTTGTCTCAGAGGCAGCTGCAGATTAAGCAGATCCCATCTGACGGTCACTGCATGTACAGAGCCATCGAACACCAGCTGAAGGAACGCGATAAAATAATCACTGTGACAAATCTCAGACGCCAAACTGCAGAATACATGCAGAGCCACAGCGATGACTTCCTACCGTTTCTTACCAATTCTGCCACAGGGGAAATGTACACTCACG ATGAATTTGAGAAATATTGCACTGAAGTGGTAAACACACCAGCGTGGGGAGGACAGCTAGAG CTCCGGGCTCTGTCGCACATACTGCAGACCCCTATAGAGGTCGTCCAGGCAGACGTCTCGCCTATTATCATTGGGGAAGAGTATACGAACAATCGAATAACTGTGGT